Proteins from a genomic interval of Gemmatimonadales bacterium:
- a CDS encoding SMP-30/gluconolactonase/LRE family protein, translating to MRTIVALSLLVLTLPACDKPKAAPPPPRPQAPELSILTSIGDTASTIEGIAQFAGQLYVCDWKDGTIYRIDPANPVPTAVGTLPTTPGTAVLGITADADGNLYFAVPDPGVVYRVAASRLGAGDFDARKDATLFATGATGANAMAIDTPGGHLWITGGPTGNLYYVGMQGGAVSTAATGYTAMSADTTMPVRGYLVNGIAINSQGVIYTGNTGTGEISMLVVGADMTPQSITTLVKDDRLIGADGLSVDGDDNIWVTANFQNTLARVSPRGEVTIVATSTPTDGANVLRFPAEFTRVGNTIYLANLNFPIGANTGQPVKGGSVAAVTLP from the coding sequence ATGCGAACCATCGTTGCCCTTTCGTTGCTGGTGCTCACCCTGCCTGCCTGTGACAAGCCGAAGGCGGCCCCGCCTCCCCCGCGGCCCCAGGCGCCGGAGTTGTCCATTCTGACGTCGATCGGAGACACCGCTTCGACCATTGAGGGGATCGCCCAATTCGCCGGCCAGTTGTACGTCTGCGACTGGAAGGACGGCACCATCTACCGGATCGACCCGGCCAACCCGGTGCCGACGGCCGTCGGGACGTTGCCGACCACGCCGGGCACCGCGGTGCTCGGCATCACCGCCGACGCCGACGGCAACCTGTACTTCGCGGTCCCCGATCCCGGGGTCGTCTACCGGGTGGCCGCGAGCCGGCTTGGCGCCGGGGACTTCGATGCCAGGAAGGACGCGACACTGTTCGCCACGGGCGCCACCGGCGCCAATGCGATGGCCATCGACACTCCCGGCGGCCATCTCTGGATTACCGGCGGACCGACCGGCAACCTGTACTACGTTGGGATGCAGGGGGGCGCCGTCTCCACCGCCGCCACCGGCTATACAGCGATGTCCGCCGACACGACGATGCCGGTCCGTGGCTACCTGGTGAACGGAATCGCCATCAACAGCCAGGGCGTCATTTATACTGGCAACACGGGCACCGGTGAGATCAGCATGCTCGTCGTCGGCGCCGACATGACGCCGCAGAGCATCACAACCCTGGTGAAGGACGATCGGCTCATCGGCGCCGACGGACTCTCCGTGGACGGCGACGACAACATCTGGGTCACCGCCAACTTCCAGAACACCCTCGCGCGCGTCTCGCCGCGCGGCGAGGTCACGATCGTGGCCACCAGCACGCCGACCGACGGCGCGAACGTGCTTCGCTTTCCCGCGGAGTTCACGAGGGTCGGCAACACGATCTATCTCGCAAACCTGAACTTCCCGATCGGTGCCAACACCGGGCAGCCGGTGAAGGGCGGCAGCGTCGCGGCGGTGACGCTCCCTTGA
- the dinB gene encoding DNA polymerase IV, translating into MTIRFLHVDLDAFFVEVCRQLRPELRAVDLLVVGGQPKGRGVVQSASYGARAFGVRAGMASSEAARRCPGATFVQTSFDDYRRASRTVRRVLQEFSPLVVMASLDEGYLDFSGTDRLYPVSLLPVAERIRDTIRAEAGLDCSIGVGPNRMIAKLASDAAKPRGLMEVREGWEEGFVAGLPLKALPGVGPRTAERLASLGLTEVWQVQARSVAELEKLIGAEAKHLKRRAHGHGGRVLRARQETKSISRETTLDRDTADPQLLARILLRLSAHVASQLRRERMAARTVTLKLRHGDFVTITRSHTLPAATDLDADIVGAARALLGTAFEEVRKRGRGVRLIGVAATNLSEPPMADLFEAPKRTKLRQLTAAVDQVRERFGFDAAKSGSLVKKAEPRGRGAAGQ; encoded by the coding sequence GTGACCATCCGCTTCCTGCACGTCGACCTGGACGCCTTCTTCGTGGAGGTCTGCCGCCAGCTCCGCCCGGAGCTCCGCGCGGTGGACCTCCTGGTCGTTGGGGGACAGCCCAAGGGACGTGGCGTGGTGCAGTCGGCCTCCTATGGCGCGCGGGCGTTCGGCGTGAGGGCGGGCATGGCATCGAGCGAAGCCGCGAGGCGGTGCCCCGGCGCCACCTTCGTGCAGACCTCCTTCGACGACTACCGCCGCGCCTCGCGAACCGTTCGGCGGGTGCTGCAGGAGTTCTCCCCCCTGGTGGTGATGGCCTCGCTCGACGAGGGCTACCTCGATTTTTCCGGGACGGACCGGCTCTACCCGGTGTCGCTGCTGCCCGTGGCAGAGCGAATCCGCGACACGATTCGGGCGGAGGCCGGCCTCGACTGCAGCATCGGCGTCGGCCCGAACCGGATGATCGCCAAGCTGGCCTCCGATGCCGCCAAGCCCCGCGGATTGATGGAGGTCCGGGAAGGCTGGGAGGAGGGGTTCGTGGCCGGCCTGCCGCTGAAGGCGCTGCCAGGGGTGGGGCCGCGAACGGCTGAACGGCTGGCGTCGCTGGGGCTGACCGAGGTCTGGCAGGTCCAGGCGCGTTCCGTGGCGGAGTTGGAAAAGCTGATCGGTGCCGAGGCGAAGCACCTGAAACGCCGCGCACATGGGCACGGCGGACGGGTGCTGCGCGCCCGGCAGGAGACGAAGTCAATCAGCCGGGAGACGACCCTCGACCGCGACACGGCCGACCCGCAACTGCTTGCGCGGATCCTCCTGCGCCTCTCGGCACACGTCGCGAGCCAGCTGCGGCGCGAGCGGATGGCGGCGCGCACGGTGACGCTCAAGCTCCGGCATGGCGACTTCGTCACGATCACGAGGAGCCACACCCTCCCGGCAGCCACCGACCTCGATGCGGACATCGTGGGGGCTGCACGCGCGTTGCTGGGGACGGCGTTCGAGGAAGTCCGCAAGCGCGGGCGAGGCGTGCGCCTGATAGGCGTTGCGGCCACGAACCTGTCCGAGCCCCCGATGGCCGACCTCTTCGAGGCGCCGAAACGGACGAAACTCCGGCAGCTGACTGCCGCGGTGGACCAGGTCAGGGAGCGGTTCGGGTTCGACGCGGCCAAATCGGGGAGCCTGGTGAAAAAGGCGGAGCCGAGGGGCCGCGGGGCAGCGGGGCAGTGA